The following proteins come from a genomic window of Pyxidicoccus sp. MSG2:
- a CDS encoding type I polyketide synthase, which yields MDDSNDSMAIAVVGLGLRFPGASEERRFWHNLASGVESITHLDAAQRAKAGMPTEPEWVAAAGVLEGAELFDAAFFGFSPGEAEQMDPQHRLFLECAWSALESAGHPPRGSPLRAGVYAASTFSTYFLSSLLPRAGRDAARLSDSLFSTGIDFVATRVSYELDLTGPALTVQTACSSSLVAVHLAVQALLAGECDLALAGGTSVRVPQISAHRFQEGSILAPDGHCRPFDARGAGTVAGNGVGVVVLKRLSDALTDRDPIRAVILGTAINNDGGGKSGFAAPSVDGQVAVLNDALSMAGVAPGDISYIEAHGTATPLGDPVEVAALQEVFRGAAPGSIGLGAVKSNVGHLDAAAGVAGLIKTVLALENRLLPPTVHFTSPNPLLGLEGSPLYVVARPTPWHGPAPRRAGVSAFGIGGTNAHAVLQEAPSVPHDEPRRDEELLLLSAKSEAALERMTAELAEHLRSGREPLADVAHTLQVGRARFPWRRFVTLGRGEDAAALLGGSEPERVRTVLDAAEPRGVAFLFPGGGSQHVNMGAELLREPVYRAAIDRCAELLRGPLGGDLREVMFAAPERFDAASRELARPLWTQPALFACDWALAELWRAWGVRPEAMLGHSLGEYVAACVAGVFTLEEALELVTARGRLAEGMPPGAMVSVLAPVAEVKPLLGPELSVSAINGPATCVIAGPPGAVESFEQALSARGLEFRRVRYPRAMHSSMLDPYLADFARVVRRVTPRPPTLPMVSSVTGRWLEAREATDPEYWVRHLRETVRFSDALECLFSSGDKALIEVGAGTILSSLARQHPARTSQPVIASLPRSSERKASPLHALGEAWQAGVPIDWEGFRAEERRRRVVLPTYSFDRERYWLEPVDTPASTARAELPPPSPPAPRHASRRAGPAAPPRNETERALASSFQELFRLEEVGIHDDFFALGGDSLLALRLTAWVSDRFGVHLALKEVLEAPTVAMLALRLGGASSVAGTGPSCLVRLQEGTRGTPLFFVHAAGGEALFYRELARSIGPSRPAYGFQAVGLEGGPCHTSVEEMAAHYLEALRTVRPAGPYLLVGASFGGSIIFEMARRLTAEGHAVPLCAMLDAPGPGAFPEPFEDDAEALAYLAGIWVDVPAERLRGLTPDARLQHIMDAAARAGVQAFATVEQGRRWFAVWKSNLEAMLRYTAPRWDGEVQFFRAGERLPRMPSFMEQAWTERCAVLRLEVVPGTHESMLRPPHAQGLGARLARLLPD from the coding sequence ATGGACGACTCGAACGACTCCATGGCCATTGCCGTCGTGGGCCTGGGCCTGCGCTTCCCTGGTGCATCGGAGGAGCGCCGCTTCTGGCACAACCTGGCCTCGGGCGTGGAGTCCATCACCCACCTCGATGCCGCGCAGCGCGCGAAGGCGGGGATGCCCACGGAGCCCGAGTGGGTGGCGGCGGCCGGCGTGCTCGAGGGCGCCGAGCTGTTCGATGCCGCCTTCTTCGGCTTCTCCCCGGGCGAGGCGGAGCAGATGGATCCGCAGCACCGACTCTTCCTCGAGTGCGCGTGGTCCGCCCTGGAGTCGGCGGGACACCCGCCTCGGGGCTCGCCGCTGCGCGCCGGCGTCTATGCGGCGTCCACGTTCAGCACCTACTTCCTGTCGAGCCTGCTGCCACGGGCGGGGCGGGACGCGGCCAGACTGAGCGACAGCCTCTTCTCCACGGGCATCGACTTCGTCGCGACGCGCGTGTCCTATGAGCTGGACCTCACCGGGCCTGCCCTCACCGTGCAGACGGCCTGCTCCTCGTCGCTGGTGGCGGTCCACCTGGCGGTGCAGGCGCTGCTGGCCGGCGAGTGCGACCTGGCGCTCGCGGGTGGCACCTCCGTGCGCGTGCCGCAGATTTCGGCCCATCGCTTCCAGGAGGGCTCCATCCTCGCGCCGGATGGCCACTGCCGCCCCTTCGACGCGCGGGGTGCAGGCACGGTGGCGGGCAACGGCGTGGGCGTCGTCGTCCTCAAGCGGCTCTCGGACGCGCTCACGGACAGGGACCCCATCCGCGCCGTCATCCTCGGCACCGCCATCAACAACGACGGCGGCGGAAAGTCGGGCTTCGCCGCGCCTTCCGTGGACGGACAGGTCGCCGTCCTCAACGACGCGCTGTCCATGGCCGGCGTGGCTCCGGGAGACATCTCCTATATCGAGGCCCATGGCACCGCCACGCCGCTGGGAGACCCCGTGGAGGTGGCCGCGCTCCAGGAGGTGTTCCGCGGAGCTGCTCCCGGCAGCATCGGCCTGGGGGCGGTGAAGTCCAACGTCGGGCACCTCGACGCCGCGGCGGGCGTGGCCGGGCTCATCAAGACGGTGCTGGCGCTGGAGAACCGCCTCCTGCCGCCCACCGTGCACTTCACCTCGCCCAACCCGCTGCTGGGGCTGGAGGGCAGCCCGCTGTACGTGGTGGCGCGGCCCACGCCCTGGCACGGGCCGGCGCCGCGCCGCGCGGGCGTCAGCGCCTTTGGCATCGGCGGCACCAACGCCCACGCCGTGCTGCAGGAGGCCCCGTCCGTCCCCCACGATGAGCCCCGGCGCGACGAGGAGCTGCTCCTGCTGTCGGCGAAGTCCGAGGCCGCGCTGGAGCGGATGACCGCGGAGCTGGCCGAGCACCTGCGCTCGGGCCGCGAGCCGCTGGCGGACGTGGCTCATACGCTTCAGGTGGGGCGCGCGCGCTTTCCCTGGCGGCGCTTCGTCACCCTCGGCCGGGGGGAGGACGCGGCGGCGCTGCTGGGCGGGAGCGAGCCGGAGCGGGTGCGCACCGTGCTCGACGCGGCCGAGCCGCGCGGGGTGGCCTTCCTCTTCCCCGGCGGTGGCTCGCAGCACGTCAACATGGGCGCCGAGCTGTTGCGCGAGCCCGTCTACCGCGCGGCCATCGACCGGTGCGCCGAGCTGCTGCGGGGCCCGCTCGGAGGCGACCTGCGCGAGGTGATGTTCGCCGCGCCCGAGCGCTTCGACGCCGCGAGCCGGGAGCTGGCCCGCCCGCTGTGGACACAGCCGGCGCTCTTCGCGTGCGACTGGGCCCTGGCCGAGCTGTGGCGCGCCTGGGGCGTGCGGCCGGAGGCGATGCTGGGGCACTCGCTGGGTGAGTACGTGGCCGCCTGCGTGGCGGGCGTCTTCACGCTGGAGGAGGCCCTGGAGCTCGTCACGGCGCGGGGCCGGCTGGCGGAGGGCATGCCTCCGGGGGCCATGGTGTCCGTGCTGGCGCCGGTGGCGGAGGTGAAGCCGCTGCTGGGCCCGGAGCTGTCCGTCTCCGCCATCAACGGGCCCGCGACGTGTGTCATCGCCGGGCCACCCGGCGCCGTCGAGTCCTTCGAGCAGGCGCTGTCGGCGCGCGGCCTGGAGTTCCGGCGCGTGCGCTATCCGCGGGCCATGCATTCGTCGATGCTGGACCCCTACCTCGCGGACTTCGCGCGGGTGGTGCGGCGCGTGACGCCACGGCCTCCGACGCTGCCCATGGTTTCGAGCGTCACCGGGCGCTGGCTGGAGGCGCGCGAGGCGACCGACCCCGAGTACTGGGTGCGCCACCTGCGGGAGACGGTGCGCTTCTCCGACGCACTGGAGTGTCTGTTCTCCTCCGGGGACAAGGCCCTCATCGAGGTGGGGGCGGGCACCATCCTCTCGTCGCTCGCGCGGCAGCATCCGGCGCGGACGTCGCAGCCGGTGATTGCCTCACTACCGCGCAGCTCCGAGCGGAAGGCGAGCCCCCTGCACGCGCTGGGCGAGGCCTGGCAGGCGGGGGTGCCCATCGACTGGGAGGGCTTCCGCGCGGAGGAGCGCCGCCGCCGGGTGGTGCTGCCGACGTACAGCTTCGACCGGGAGCGGTACTGGCTCGAGCCCGTCGACACTCCGGCCAGCACCGCCCGCGCGGAGCTGCCTCCGCCGTCACCTCCCGCGCCCCGCCACGCGTCGCGGCGCGCGGGCCCGGCGGCGCCACCGCGCAACGAGACGGAGCGGGCGCTGGCCAGCTCCTTCCAGGAGTTGTTCCGCCTCGAGGAGGTCGGCATCCACGACGACTTCTTCGCGCTGGGAGGCGACTCGCTGCTGGCGCTGCGGCTGACCGCGTGGGTCTCGGACCGGTTCGGCGTGCACCTGGCGTTGAAGGAGGTGCTGGAGGCGCCCACGGTGGCCATGCTGGCCCTTCGGCTCGGAGGGGCCTCGTCCGTGGCGGGGACGGGCCCTTCGTGTCTCGTGCGGCTCCAGGAGGGCACGCGCGGGACGCCGCTCTTCTTCGTGCACGCGGCCGGAGGAGAGGCGCTCTTCTACCGCGAGCTGGCGCGGAGCATCGGCCCGTCGCGGCCGGCGTATGGGTTCCAGGCGGTGGGGCTGGAGGGCGGGCCGTGCCACACCTCGGTGGAGGAGATGGCGGCGCACTACCTGGAGGCGCTCCGGACGGTGCGGCCTGCCGGGCCCTACCTGCTCGTTGGCGCGTCCTTCGGCGGCAGCATCATCTTCGAGATGGCGCGCAGGCTGACCGCCGAGGGCCACGCGGTGCCGCTGTGCGCGATGCTCGACGCGCCGGGTCCGGGGGCCTTCCCCGAGCCCTTCGAGGATGATGCCGAGGCGCTGGCGTACCTGGCGGGCATCTGGGTGGACGTGCCGGCGGAACGGCTGCGCGGCCTGACGCCCGACGCCCGGCTCCAACACATCATGGACGCGGCGGCGCGCGCGGGCGTCCAGGCCTTCGCCACCGTCGAGCAGGGCCGGCGGTGGTTCGCGGTGTGGAAGTCCAACCTGGAGGCGATGCTCCGCTACACGGCGCCTCGCTGGGACGGCGAGGTGCAGTTCTTCCGCGCCGGCGAGCGGCTCCCACGCATGCCGTCGTTCATGGAGCAGGCCTGGACCGAGCGGTGCGCGGTGCTGCGGCTGGAGGTCGTTCCCGGCACCCACGAGAGCATGCTGCGGCCGCCGCACGCGCAGGGACTGGGCGCGCGGCTGGCGCGCCTGCTCCCCGACTGA